The Plasmodium yoelii strain 17X genome assembly, chromosome: 1 genome contains a region encoding:
- a CDS encoding mitochondrial ribosomal protein L41, putative — MIKLAIYMLAKMGPSKGKGPLIAKYAPAGFKKGFGAIGLGRHTKKGFFIINKMLVPNFHVPDLSDCNLKPYVSRKTPLIVMKKQLGPKRKILN, encoded by the exons atgattaAGCTAGCTATTTATATGCTAGCCAAAATGGGCCCGAGTAAAGGAAAAGGTCCACTAATAGCCAAATATGCACCTGCTGGTTTTAAGAAAGGATTTGGAGCTATTGGATTAGGAAGGCATACTAAAAAAG gtttttttataattaacaaAATGCTTGTACCAAATTTTCATGTCCCAGATTTAAGCGATTGCAAT ttaaaACCATATGTTTCAAGAAAAACGCCATTAATTGTTATGAAAAAACAATTGGGTCCCAAaagaaaaattttaaattaa
- a CDS encoding AP2 domain transcription factor, putative, translated as MQTYNRNINCRDRFNNLLFNYQDIEKKETNFRQRFVIDMSKSVNDKESNMKEENIFEKNILTSVESIKNGNTVQVDNGVSEIKINKEPVILIDKIERCLVVEWYENDIRREQRISYKKYGNDKAKLRAKELIEKLKSGITFEQLYPDKGPPIVKVYENVGDYKVSLIRDRIEREWRVEWIDNGEHMKARWSCKKVGNDEAQKRADAFAKSMIKGIFNPILLHKATGTRFSRSDHTVVKINVYMKKNIKRKKKTKSTIVKNEKNTPISTGTREGLRRSRNNNANANINNNGNGNDNNNGNGNDNSNGTGNDIANINNGNTAGNKHNSNNEENTTYYINTCEIIKPKEDNPPKKRTYTFRGKGGRNTRLRKLSKNNNKISTNVNNGNKKGKGNNQYNDPNNQYNDPNNQYNDPNIYTIKNQQIINNGTNLYDMSLEKNGIIWNNNNGEVNNNIKDIYYNMQNICERYQINNIIHNGVETDMIDTNLEGTKYSVHIPYLDNYNNNNNGNNNNGNNNGNNNGNNNGNNNNGNNNSNNNNNGYGFLNYNIENNLLTNQYNIKNNLRNLYQCSNSNGFINNGLYAIGNMNKDMNLICDFNLENKNYYHINNNNNNDRCLVNNNNNNIINKNSKFEDGNLIIVSTEHINCDIIQNDNKNNNILSSEIYRKDVLNDEGINDENKLEASKINNIKNYNSKRNEIISGEGNNVINVIDEKKDNINDFSIFQNESEVNSSSKIDLHTNKIVTRNESNENSENSKNSENSKNCKNSKNSKNSKNSKNSKHILNEAPFYSTIHNENLNQFEYIVNKNYDFYESDNVKKNGKRISTISNGQNEKNEQIYESLENNFFDNGSKTKTSIQKRRTRYSSLSRLNTNDHTICSNETLNNNYDYLFNNEINESKDINNFYNYSGQDDYMNTYIINSNDSNLRIDDKNEKKNMNEHIEEGKIYQGYNDMLSIDEKLKINNRKDNNNNNIYIYDKDYKYDNNLICYENIELKKLIPQNTSIEFVQNPRGYRVPYIYQYKMFYEYFEIPFNAPKKLKIQQIYNALLFCLHILSVGWNVNKNESIENYLNALSNPSFKNIVMNNYMTDSVVNNIYNVGYNLSNSNYNYNKMGSINDLNSNLFSYTSLNNINMYNQKYFTNNLENVNIESGLTTSTSNIDGTYVLIDNVNDSGMVSNSSRINIKDEACLSNSMSNSVNIQNYSENKKFEELNNVRNVVGLNNIRDGKSIPDMIYLRDMNNLYKGSILYNINNGEYDINNMNNISLFNDINNSLYINYIPNNNLENINNQKMIIYSNELNNITNKNYIKNVKNNVNIYRTHNFDDINSTPNTEYKLINGQDISKIDNMNIGYSFNYVKDNINCVNLNNLSVMNRIDMGNVNGQHLQNINYGVEINKGFNYLNNDDKTNIIMNNDLVIKDGQIGSKENISDSCYKTISNNNSSNNSSSNNSSSNNSSSNNNSSNNNNLIYHNNYQLDELRDNCFVDSSLSGSNKKEGDIDATENSINNKNDSKTDVKENYDKENVDVINRNNNSLNESNCYTMKNYNDSMIDMNINDYYPNLSMNGNNKIDVGSNLSRTHESKDNNTMGNKEYNNVSKDDINLLEENINNTIVTKNNDCINKIYINKQNEDNGNDSKECSLKKCLDHEHKPDRVGKNCNNVGENDIIVIPNLIINNNGENSSGGNNNGENNSGEKEKKIDDNIINIQTQFNVNNSCYNLNIRNNENAQNVINNNIRCNDLVNNNNINQNIDKCDEIIYNGYINDSKNNTDVGSIYLSSINLIKDSYNYEFFSNKKMVNKLKSTSNSSITNTEYL; from the coding sequence ATGCAAACATATaatagaaatataaattGTAGAGACAGATTTAATAAtctattatttaattatcaagatattgaaaaaaaagaaacaaattTTAGACAAAGATTTGTAATTGATATGTCAAAGAGTGTGAATGATAAAGAAAGTAATAtgaaagaagaaaatatatttgaaaaaaatatcctTACATCTGTAGAATCTATTAAAAATGGTAATACAGTACAAGTAGATAATGGTGTGTCTgaaataaagataaataaAGAACCCGTTATTTTAATAGATAAAATTGAACGTTGTTTAGTAGTAGAATGGtatgaaaatgatataagAAGAGAACAAAGaatatcatataaaaaatatggtaATGATAAAGCTAAACTAAGAGCAAAAGAATTAATAGAAAAGTTAAAATCAGGAATTACATTTGAACAATTATATCCAGATAAAGGGCCACCAATTGTAAAAGTATATGAAAATGTAGGAGATTATAAAGTATCATTAATTAGAGATAGGATAGAAAGAGAATGGAGAGTTGAATGGATAGATAATGGTGAACATATGAAAGCTAGATGGTCATGTAAAAAAGTTGGAAATGATGAAGCTCAAAAAAGAGCAGATGCATTTGCAAAAAGTATGATAAAAGGAATTTTTAATCCAATATTATTACACAAAGCAACTGGAACAAGATTTTCAAGATCTGATCATACCGTtgttaaaataaatgtatatatgaaaaaaaatataaaaagaaaaaaaaaaacaaaatcaaCTATTgtgaaaaatgaaaagaatACACCAATTTCGACGGGAACAAGGGAAGGCTTGAGACGTTCCAGAAACAATAACGCTAATGCTAATATcaataataatggaaatggtaatgacaataataatggaaatgGTAATGACAATAGTAATGGAACTGGTAATGACATTGCCAACATAAATAATGGAAACACGGCGGGAAATAAACACAATTCTAATAATGAAGAGAATAcaacatattatataaatacatgTGAAATTATTAAACCCAAAGAAGATAATCCACCAAAAAAACGAACATATACATTTAGAGGGAAAGGTGGTAGAAATACACGATTAAGAAAATTGTctaaaaacaataataagaTATCTACTAATGttaataatggaaataaaaaaggaaaaggaAATAATCAATACAATGATCCAAATAATCAATACAATGATCCGAATAATCAATACAATGATCCaaacatatatacaattaagaatcaacaaattataaataatggaactaatttatatgatatgtctttagaaaaaaatggtattatatggaataataataatggtgaagtaaataataatataaaagatatttattataatatgcaaaatatatgtgaacgatatcaaataaataacatcATACACAATGGTGTAGAAACAGATATGATAGATACCAATTTGGAAGGAACAAAATATTCTGTGCACATTCCTTATTTAGATAATtacaacaataataataatggcaataataataatggaaataataatggaaataataatggaaataataatggaaataataataatggcaataataatagcaataataataataatggttatgggtttttaaattataatattgaaaataatttactaACTAaccaatataatataaaaaataatttaagaaATTTATATCAATGTTCAAATTCAAACggttttataaataatggGTTATATGCAATTGGGAATATGAATAAAGATATGAATTTGATTTGTGATTTTAACTTAGAAAATAagaattattatcatattaataataataataataatgatagaTGTTtagttaataataataataataacataataaataaaaattccaAATTCGAAGATGGGAATCTTATAATAGTTTCTACTGAACATATTAACTGTGATATTAtacaaaatgataataaaaataataatattttaagttcagaaatatatagaaaagaTGTATTGAATGATGAAGgaataaatgatgaaaataaattagaagcttcaaaaataaataatataaaaaattataattctaaaagaaatgaaataatatcTGGGGAAGGAAATAATGtaataaatgttatagaTGAAAAGAAAGATAACATAAAtgatttttctatttttcaaaatgaaTCAGAAGTTAATTCTAGTTCTAAAATAGATTTACACACAAATAAAATAGTTACTCGAAATGAAAGCAatgaaaatagtgaaaatagtaaaaatagtgaaaatagtaaaaattgtaaaaatagtaaaaacaGTAAAAACagtaaaaatagtaaaaatagtaaaCATATTTTGAATGAAGCTCCATTTTATTCTACAATacataatgaaaatttaaaccaatttgaatatattgttaataaaaattatgatttttatgaatctgataatgttaaaaaaaatggtaaaagAATAAGTACAATTAGTAATggacaaaatgaaaaaaatgaacaaatataTGAGTCATTAGAAAATAACTTTTTTGATAATGGAAGTAAAACTAAAACATCTATTCAAAAAAGAAGAACCAGATATTCAAGTTTAAGTAGGCTAAATACAAATGATCATACAATATGTTCTAATGAGACtctaaataataattatgattatttatttaataatgagATAAATGAAAGTAaggatataaataatttttataattattcaGGACAAGATGATTATATGAACACATACATAATTAATAGTAATGATTCGAATTTAAGAatagatgataaaaatgaaaaaaaaaatatgaatgaaCATATTGAAGaaggaaaaatatatcaagGTTATAATGATATGTTAAGTATAGatgaaaaattgaaaataaataatagaaaagataataataataataatatatatatatatgataaagattataaatatgataataatttaatatgttatgaaaatatagaattaaaaaaattaattcctCAAAATACTTCGATCGAATTTGTACAAAACCCACGAGGATATAGAGTTCCATATATTTAtcaatataaaatgttttatgaatattttgaaaTTCCTTTTAATGCAcccaaaaaattaaaaattcaacaaatttataatgcactattattttgtttacatatattatcaGTTGGTTggaatgttaataaaaatgaatctatcgaaaattatttaaatgcatTATCTAACCcatcttttaaaaatatagtaatGAATAATTATATGACAGATTCTGtagttaataatatatataatgtcgGATACAATTTATCTAATtctaattataattataataaaatgggaTCAATTAATGATCTTAATagtaatttattttcttatacatctttgaataatataaatatgtataatcagaaatattttacaaataatttagaaaatgtaaatatagaATCAGGTTTAACTACTAGTACATCTAATATAGATGGAACTTATGTATTAATAGACAATGTAAATGATTCTGGAATGGTGAGTAACTCTAGTAggataaatataaaagacgAAGCTTGTTTGAGCAATAGCATGAGCAACAGTGTAAATATTCAGAATTATagcgaaaataaaaaattcgaAGAATTGAACAATGTAAGAAATGTAGTAggtttaaataatataagagATGGAAAATCAATTCCTGATATGATATATTTGAGAGATatgaataatttatataaaggttcaattttatataatataaataatggagaatatgatattaataatatgaataatattagtttgtttaatgatataaacaattcattatatataaattatattcctaataataatttagaaaatattaataatcaaaaaatgattatatattcaaatgaattaaataatataacaaataaaaattatataaaaaatgtgaaaaataatgttaatatatatcgaACTCATAATTTTGATGATATAAATTCTACTCCTAATAcagaatataaattaataaatggtcAAGACATATCAAAAATagataatatgaatattggTTATAGTTTTAATTATGTgaaagataatataaattgtgTAAATTTGAACAATTTGAGTGTAATGAATCGAATAGATATGGGTAATGTAAATGGTCAGCAtctacaaaatataaattatggtgtagaaataaataaaggttttaattatttaaataatgatgataaaacaaatataattatgaacAATGATTTGGTAATTAAGGATGGGCAAATAGGTTCTAAAGAAAACATATCAGATTCGTGTTATAAAACAAtaagcaataataatagtagtaataatagtagtagtaataatagtagtagtaataatagtagtagtaataataatagtagtaataataataatttaatatatcataataattacCAATTGGATGAATTAAGGGATAATTGTTTTGTTGATTCGTCTTTATCTGGTtctaataaaaaagaaggaGACATAGATGCAACTGAAAAttcaattaataataaaaatgattctAAAACAGATGTAAAAGAAAACtatgataaagaaaatgtAGATGTAATAAATCgaaataataattctttGAATGAATCAAATTGTTATActatgaaaaattataatgattcTATGATCGATATGAATATAAATGATTATTATCCAAATTTGAGTATGAAtgggaataataaaatagatgTGGGTTCAAATTTATCTAGAACCCATGAATCTaaagataataatacaatGGGAAATaaggaatataataatgtaagTAAGgatgatataaatttattagaGGAAAATATCAACAATACTATTGtcacaaaaaataatgattgcataaataaaatatatataaataagcaAAATGAAGATAATGGAAATGATAGCAAAGAAtgttctttaaaaaaatgtttagaTCATGAGCATAAGCCTGATAGAGTTGGgaaaaattgtaataatgTTGGAGAGAATGATATTATAGTCATTCCAAATTtgataattaataataatggtgAAAATAGTAGTGGTGGAAATAATAATGGCGAAAATAATAGTggtgaaaaagaaaaaaagatagatgataatattataaatatacaaacacaatttaatgttaataattcgtgttataatttaaatataaggaataatgaaaatgctcaaaatgttattaataataatattagatgCAACGATTTagtaaacaataataatattaatcagaatatagataaatgtgatgaaattatttataatggatatataaatgattctaaaaataatacagATGTAGgatctatatatttatcatcaataaatttaattaaagattcttataattatgaatttttttcaaataaaaaaatggttaataaattaaaatctACTTCTAATTCTAGTATTACAAATACAGAATATTTATAA
- a CDS encoding glyoxalase I-like protein GILP, putative codes for MKFVVINIFFLIVFFFFFKKYDFLNVSKKHTYNFLNGNIIRKKEKYNSKNLKCKVEGIEYKVQNVDNSIEFYNNVLGFQVAEKGDNYAKLILANNEAYIKLIKNEEDNFIIGEHSFLGLGVHLKEFDLKKVNKYKGHIEDELDKRPITACILPDEDAQVRRFWTNCFITDPDGYGIEVVVEEKEVPKLNRIRLYTTSTKDSQKFYSDILGMDLVKIQSHLEEISYPWNIYGGMSYYFSNKNNSTILQLAYAYDENKLHMGNSLGNLILSFQDLNILEKRLKENDIKIIKSNGEIIVKDLDGYNICLKHIT; via the exons atgaaattcgttgtgataaatatttttttccttatagtgtttttttttttttttaaaaaatatgattttttgAATGTTTCAAAGAAACATacttataattttcttaacggaaatattattagaaaaaaggaaaaatataattctaaaaatttaaaatgtaAAGTAGAAGGTATTGAATATAAAGTTCAGAATGTAGACAATTCAAtcgaattttataataatgtgtTGGGGTTTCAAGTAGCAGAAAAGGGAGATAATTATGCTAAGCTTATTTTAGCAAATAACGAAGCATACATTAAGTTGATAAAAAATGAGGaggataattttattataggAGAA CATTCATTCCTAGGGTTAGGAGTACATTTGAAAGAATTCGATTTAAAAAAGGTCAATAAGTACAAAGGGCATATTGAGGATGAATTGGATAAAAGGCCAATAACTGCTTGCATATTACCAGACGaagat GCACAAGTGCGAAGATTTTGGACAAATTGTTTTATAACGGATCCTGATGGATATGGTATAGAAGTGGTAGTGGAGGAAAAAGAGGTTCCGAAATTGAATAGG atCCGACTTTATACAACATCGACGAAAGATTCTCAGAAGTTTTATTCTGACATTTTAGGAATGGac ttAGTGAAAATCCAAAGTCATTTAGAAGAAATTTCATATCCCTGGAATATTTATGGTGGTAtgagttattatttttcgaataaaaataattcaactATACTTCAACTAGCTTATGCATATGATGAAAACAAA CTGCACATGGGGAATTCCTTAGGAAATTTAATTTTGAGTTTCCAAGATTTAAATATACTTGAAAAAAGACTAAAAGAAAacgatataaaaattattaaatcgAATGGGGAGATTATAGTGAAAGATTTGGATGGGTACAACATTTGTTTGAAGCATATTACATAG